Within the Sebastes umbrosus isolate fSebUmb1 chromosome 5, fSebUmb1.pri, whole genome shotgun sequence genome, the region TATTGCTgccacacaagaaaaaaaaaaacagatctgtATCACGTTATAACATGAAAAGTTTATTGTAATAACAAGACGTTTTTCAAGTTACGACATACAAACTTATCGCGTTATAGCAAGAAACTTTTTtcttataaatatattatatatcttgtTATAACGTGAAATGTGTCATGTTAAAAACGTGATAGCTTATTGTTATAACAATAGACATCATTTATATGGTTATAACGTGAAACGTTTCACAAACCTGAACCTTTGATGTTAATAACATATCGCCCAACACTAAAATACTCCCACAAACTTTTGCCTTAAAGAGGCAAAAAGTAAATGGTGTACTCGTACCTTCTCTGAATCAGAATCCTCATCAATACTACATGCAAACAAGTCCACTCAAACCCCACTGAGATTGAATACTCACAGTCTGTGGGTTCATCTTCCCTGTCATCAAGGCCAACAAGTCTGTATCTGACATGGAAATGGTGCAATCTGCTTTCTTAGCTGCAGGGCAGAGACACACATAGCTCAGTTAAACAAATAGGAACATGCATCTCAGGGTATTTATTCAGTGGCTTGCAGGTATTTGAAGTAAAGTAAGTTGAAGTTTGAATGTAAAAGTGTAATAAAGGACACAGAGACTGAGCAGACAAAACTGTCGATATGTGCAGACCTTGAGCATAATACTGTTCTTTCCACCCACAGTTGAATAGTAACATGACAAAGCCCTAATGTTGTTTACCTGCGTCATTGTGAACACAGCCTTTGCCGTTCTTCACGTCCACATACCAAATCGCTTCCTGTCCATTTGGGCCGTCCTTTACTTTGAAGGCAAACACTCCACCGATCTTTTTCACAAACTGCTCCCCTTCCTGTTGAAAGTGAACAGAGATTTTACACATTGTAAACTCTACAGCATCTGTATTATATATCAATTACATTTTCATCACCTATATTTACAAGCTTATAGGGCATAGTCACTTAGCTAGGCAGACCACATATTACTCTTTTCAAGATACTTTATGCCACTTGGAAATATGTGAGTGACACTATACATATATTCAAGGACActttatatgaaaaatattttactgaATTAGGAATTGTTTCAGTTATTCTGTCTGCATAACCACGGGTTTTCAACACACAgtaaatatctatatatgagCCATCGAGTGTATATAAAAATGGACGACAAGACAattccccaaaagtgaagccaaaacatctggatcgccccctggtgactggctgcagtataggtcataaatcccgccccctccatgttagcggatggggcaaactaaaaagtcaaagtacacgtcaaatacatttttctcaaagatggtttctgtaagtttaggtagttcttatcacaccgatgtatgttcatgtgttcatttttctgataagtttggatTTAACTAGTTATTTGATgatataaaaagggggtgagatgtcacgattgacagctgctctgagtgaagtagtcaggcagccggaggctcaggaattgtacgagagaggagatgtaactttaactttccataaccgttaCGAGACTATTTAATAAAACACGTGtcagtttgatcataaatgtagttatagagatattatgttGATGGGTAAATGTATATTGTCTCTGACTCTGCATCATGCATGAAAAGGCATGAAATGATGATGACTGTGAGGGATCATCTGAAATGATATAATTATGCTTGATTATCATCGAAGATACTGGAATAGTAAGTTGTActcatttttgtaattttgatgGCTAATGCACTGATAGGGGTCCTAATGGTTAATGTGTTTGAGACACTTATATTTGTTGGAAAATCTATAATACATTTCTTAATTTCGAAAATAACTATCCATTTGTGGATAATGTTTAATCTTAAACATATGTTTAGTCCAAAATATATCACAAAGTAATAGTGTGTCACGTGAATGCAAAGCTAAATGTTTTAACCTCAAGTAGACAAAGTGTGCAAataaaagtgctttacaagcaTAAACCACAAAGATATTTTAGGAACTCTGTGGAGATATTCACCACTAGTAGCGCTAGGAAAAAGAAGACTGCTAGCAAAATAACATGGGTGTAAACAATGTAGACTTGATTGCAAAATAGCAAACAAAATTGCTTTGCAGAtgtttttatgaggaaggaaatgaacCGACCGACACACAATTtgtgttttggtgagaaacactgaatataAATAGAAACTTTGTTAACAAGAAAACATGACAGGGAACCTTTAAACTCGCAGTTTACACAGGCAACATGTTTTAAGATGACGCTCTTCCACAGGCTGCATTAACTCactctttttatattataaacatGCATGTGTTTATGAAGATCACTCTACAGCTGAATATATATCAAATAACAAAGGTAGGGAATATGACCCTAAATCTACCTAAACAACTGGGATCtgaataaaaacaggaaaatccTCTTCCCTCCAAACATTTAACTAATATAGAAATACAAAAGTGGGACAACAGGTTCTCTCACTAAATATAAGCTCTGCATCTAAAACTTTAAATCTGTTTGTCTGATCAGTTGCCTGAGATATTACACTAAACCATGTCTCTACGTATCCAGACTGCTCCGCTGTTGCCATTTTCTCATTGATGACAAATCCCATTCATTACATAGACAGCACTGCCGGCGGGCTCAAGATGAATCTGTTGTGATTGAGGTCACACAAAGGTAACTGCTTAAAAACACTGACGTTTGGAGGAAACCACTTGTCTGATTGAGTCAACATAAGcttgaaattattttttgcGCTATGAAATGACAGAGGTGGAGGTGATCCAAATGTGCCCCCATGAGGCTAAAGGCCCATATAGACGTATGGCACAGACTGCATGTCTGTCCGTCATGGGAGAGAGATCCCTCCTCCCTTTCTAgtgaggacggaacctgccaaaatcaaaaataaatggataaataaatgactcgatgaataaatatatgtcattaaatacagcagaaataatattaaaataaatgtgaccaTTTGCTAATTACTAAAATGTAACAtacattgatatttctgtttgaattAATCTTTGTTATTAATTCCCtgatttatttactcctctatttaatttttgctttttatttatttatattaattttaaaatgtatttatatattttagcatttgtttttttatctatttatttatgtttgcattaattactttatttatttctacaaggaagagtaaataaataagggaattaataaaaagataaataaatacatttatgtcacatttttccaattaattaatggctacatttatttttaatattacttttgctatatttaatgacatatttatttatcaagtcttttatttatttattcatttatttttgattttggcaggttccgtcctccatacctTTCTACCTCCAGATCTTCTTCCATATtttacctattttttttttttttatcggaATCGAGGGTCTAAAGACAGCGGATGTTGAATGCtaaacagattgtaaagccccttgaggcaaatttgtgatattgggctatataaatgaaattgacttgacttagAAACACTGTATGACTAGATAGATTGATATATACTtacataaatgtatatgtaCTACAAATGAATTAAAACAAAGCTCTTGAGCTTCCTTTTTAAAGAACCATTGAAATAAAAGTCTCAGAGAATACATAgttacatacatactgtataaaacgTGATAATAAAGTCACAGGTCTGTGATTAACAACACTgacccaatcccaatgtccacactcaAAGACTTTGGGGGAACGCGAGTCAAAGTCTGTGAtggtttagggctgtcccactTTCAAATCACCAAGTCCTCGAGGGCTCTCTCGCAGATAGTTTGAGCCTTTTATGAACACTTTCCGTAAGTCCACATTTCTGCAAACTTTGCCTaagggaattacccacaattcatagcgttGTGACATTAAACACAGGGTTAACAGGGGACGCTCGGaggcgtaaaaaaaaaaagaaggcaaACAAGGAGGACGGCACATAGGTGTTCAGCCaggcatatttaaatttacacagaaacactaataataaggatttaagatggtacataaaaaaacaaatgaaatcagAGTAATGCAAGCATTtgactatattacacacctggtttattcataaactatttcttttaattttgcttaatgaagtttgacaaaaacaagtaaattgaGGTTTTGACAGTTACCTCTAGTCTCGTAAGGCTGGTAGACGTTCAAATAGGCAgtaaaaaggtaaaataaaaaccctgaATTGCATCAACAAggtaacgtgtgtgtgtgtgtatatatatatacctcgctgcaaagtgctgtcccattcatatttataccatttcaaggccttgcagcctctcacactcaaccatttaccaggtgacgtcagtGAAGTCCTTGAGGGTTCAGGGCTAAAGGCCTTAGGAGGGACATTGGTATTGGGCAattgtcactcactcactcctaTTCAACCGCTTATCTGGGGTTGGGTCGCGGGTGCAACAGCTCCATTGTCTCCTATTATAAGTCATGCAATTACCTCTTGGAGCTTCTTGTTGATTTCCTGGAACACAGCATGTGCCTTGAACCCCTCCAGTCCATCACTAGCACTGGCGTTAATGGCTTGAATTCTTGGCATGGCGAAGGCATGAGAATGAGAAAGTAAGGTTagcgataaaaaaaaagtgatgaaaacacaacacagaaatGCCAAGGTTGCCgaagacaaaacaaatcattGATCAAACATTAATTTTGATACTCATTGGTATGTAACGATGTCGCCACTGGATCTGTGTGTTTACCATTGTGAATGtcattattatgttatattttaacataataatatgaataccccatagaaattaaatatattctATCTCtatgacaataactgcactatactgtgcaatatcattattactactaaggtgtaattcatactgtgcagtattttcaggtggaattccatttcattctcactgtgcaatatcattttccacttgtgcaattttgttaatagtctgtttattgtcaatactgtatatactgctcctatttttatacttccttctatttaaatggttcatattttgttacactttgtttagctctttttttttttttttactgtgttagctgatgcatcttgttttctgcactatcccctttgctgctatCCACTGCAagtttccccactgcaggactaataaaggaatatcttatcttatcttatcttatagaatAAAGCCCACTCAATTATCACTTTCACAAATGGATTAAGGTGCATCATGATCTCACACCTTCAGTGCCTGGTTCACAGTCACAGTGCATCTAGGCATCAAAACAGCCACTTCAAGCTAAATCCAGGATGACACCATGTATATCTTTATGCACCTGTCAGTTAGCTGAGCACTAGCTGACACTTCAGAGCGAAGCAGCAGAGCACCGAGACTGTGCTGGTCGTCCACATGAATGTACCATCACAGTTACAACAATTAGCGTTACATAATTAGCTTATGTGCTAATTATGTTGTAGCCAACGGCCAGGTAAAGCCTTGCAGTGATGTATCACAGAGCTAGAGTCAGCTAGTTGAGTGACTTAATAACATAAATGATGTGATAGCTCCCGTTAGCTGTGTGTATAACAGGGTGTAATGTTACAGCGAGGTGACCTCAATGGATTATTCAACCACATGCAGCATGACGTCACAATAAGACGGTACAGTGTTTAGCGTTCTTACCGTGGTGAGTGTATTTCAGGCATGTTGCTGTACTGTTAGGTGAGCTGACAGAGAGTGGGTTAGGGTTTAACAGAGCGGTGATGTGGGTGAAGCTAGCTGGATCTCTGCCTGCTGTTTGCTCAACTACACTTCCTGGTTTCTTCCTCCTGTCACTGATCTGCAGACTCGACGTGTCGAAGTCAGATAACACAGAGTAACCGAGCGCGATGTGAACGGCCCCAAAGTCCTGTGCACTATTAAAGTGACCTCATTCTTAGTTTAAAGggtttatttaaaggtcccatattataaaaacgtgacattttcatgtttttttattataaagcaggcttaaagaaactgtttgtaacttttatacacgtataaatctactgggtcggtgtcccatgcgcgctcacgtgtggctacgctgttcagactcagactccaacacaatttacatggaagcaccaaaaccacaaagttatatctagtgaagcccgtctgttaaacagtgtcaactcttcctgctccagccccccgaccacggccagaagacacaggggagaccgtagctttggtctccagggccggagtctctgctcctctgcttgcttgccttcactcacacaacgcacGCGTTCTCGTGCTCCACCTCtcatgtgcatgcgcgctcactccacactgcagaagagttagtttagctctgagaatatctagtgaatgcacagtggaattttgtgtagaaataactgctgcagctcctccagaccaacagaggttttccgtgtcttgtgaagtgacagggctctgcagcgagaaacgttattgtctctgaccgggtgccggtgtctcccctgttcccagcgttcgggaggctgaagcaggaaaagccaacactaggatcagatctaaatcatgttcatggagagacctccgtctggtcagctaacattactgccaagcaggtgaaatatggagtgatattgttgttttagctgacgtgtgtcgcttcactgttttgagcaatgctcgttcatgtctatttagagcgagcaagcgctagcccgacgctgactttcgttgacttaacggccacaggtgtcgctgttaacaaggatttctgattcttacaaacagtccctttaaatcctATACAAATAGGcctactgtgaaagtatcaaaacactcaatccacagggaaatacacacagcccgtattcagaaactctgcatttgaaacaagctgtcaggatttctgtccatttgtgatgtcacgaatatacaacatttagaccctttacacaattttcgTCCCAgcttatttcctggttgcagtttatgtgaatgtcatcagctgacaggaagtacacatggacccaagctgctgactagcaacgcaattctgttgcaattctgttgcaattctgttgcaaatgcgctaaaacggagcgtttcagacagagggtaaatacaggtacattcaggccgacagtatgaggaaaataatgtgttttttgaacattacagcatgtaaacatgttctagtagaaacacaaaatacaagtatgaacctgaaaatgagcataatatgggacctttgaaGGACCATATGACTAgcattgttttgcatgtttttagcCCAGTCAATACAACTTACTTTTATTAGCCTTCATAACACTAATAATTCTGCAAATAATGCtgctttgttttgcatttttaattgTAGTGTTTTCTAACTTTATCAGGCAGTCATTGGTTTACCTTCCCCTCTATATGCTCTGAAAATCAAACTCTTGAAACCTGCTTGAGTTGTGTGATCCATCACAGTAAAGTCCAACACCACAGTGTTTTAATTTGTATGAGGTAATGCAGTTCAAATCTATCTTACACCATATGCACTTAAACTGCATAACCACATAATGTAATGGAGACCTTGTGATGGATTATACAACTGAAGTATGTTGTCTGCTCACTGATTATTGTGCAGAAATTAAAGGAAATCAATAGAAGTCTGGAACTGtagaaacacaaatatgatggAGGTAAGCATACATATCAACATGCACATAACAATTTAGTTGATTGTCCATCATCAGCCATTCAATACAATTTTTTAATTTCAGATGGACACACAAATGCTGAATATGAATACAATCAGACAGCCAGAtaagagaaaataatttaaatgggCAGAATTATGTTCTCTATATAGAGTAGGCTATGCAAAGAGTGTATGTTAGTAAATGACACTGCAATGTACATAGCATGAGTGGAGGCAGAAAATCTCATCAGTCTAATGGCAGCTGTGCACCGACATGGGAAACCAGGCACTGCTGTCCTGTTATTATAAGATTCTGCCTGGTGTTCTTTCTGTAGATGTGAGAGGTTTTAACCACACAGCTTAGTGAACTTAAGGCCAGAACAGCCACTAATCAGGGAAATACTGCCCTCTGCTGGCCAGAAGACCACATCATAATATAttagaaatatactgtatggttCACAGCAAGTGAGCCATCAGCTCAAGTTTAAACTTTTTCTGCATGATGCATCAAAAATGTTAAGGTTCGAGCTTGTAAATGTGCTTTTCAagttttatactgtatgtttgagaTTTTACATGTGCAATGTTGGATAGGCCTGAACTCAAATAGAgttatattattacataaaaataaactcaACTGAGCCCCCTATTTATACCTGTGAATGAATAACCTACTCTTTTGGCTCATATGAAAAGGGAGCTGCCTTTCTCTGTAAAATATTTCACATCTGAGGGGTAATGATTATACTCACTGTCAAAACGACAATGCGTTTTTGTGGCTTGCACAGTGGATTTTGAGTTTAATCAGATTCAATCATGCACCTTTTAATTTACACTGGGATGACACGCAGGGAAATGTTTCACATGTGATAAAAGACATTAGTTCcctgtaatattttatataagaACATGTCTCTATTTTATGATAAATGTTTTAACAATGGTATTATACTCGTGAGTCAGTTGAGATGGGCTACTATACAATTACTCTGAATTTTTCACCAGGTACAATATACCAATAACCCCAAAAGAATATTTGAACACTATCCCATCTGGTATGTACATGTTATTTAAAAACGTTGACTACGTTCCACCCTTGACCCAATTCAGTATCCATtaggtaaagtttgtttttcttttaatagaGGTATGAACTTTCTATTCTGGTAGCAACATTTTATTGGAGTGATATTGACTGAAAGAAAGTTTAGTCCTTACCACAAAAGTTCCTTCTAACAAATAAGGTAAAAGAGGTGTCATTTAAATTGATCCATAGATTATATCCAGTGAAAGGTTTCTTACCAAATTTAAAGagtgacatactgtagatgtaaTTGTTCTTTCGTAAATTACgtcctgaaacttgctctcaaTTATTATGGTCCTGTAAACTTACACATGAGTGGTGGAAAGATGTTCAAAGTTTTATACTTGACAGATTTTGCATTTTActttagaaatattatatttggttgctatggttacagtgacaaagacagtaatgcatttctcctaatttttttgtatttttgaagGAAAtggaacaatatttgtcaaccATTTCTTCTGCACAAAACATGAACactatgaaaacaatgaatgtatgcaatatctttaaagtttttttaagATACTTATTGCCATACTCttgcatgtttttctttcttatatattttatcttggatttgtttcatttcaattgtcctttttatgtttggcactgttttatgtttatgtttttgctaTGCTTCATCTGTATGTGAGTGATTCTATTTTTCCTTCTGTTACTTTGTATACTGACAGTTTGAAATTAAAAAGTattcaaaagaaaaattaaaaagacattCGTTTTCACTCATGATGATAATGCTTACACTGATTAAAGTGTGTTGTTTGAATAACCTGACTAATACTGAATATTTAAGGCCAACAAgtcaacttcttcttcttcttctctcggtTTCTGGCGGATCGCAACCAACTTTAAGGTGCATACCTCCACCTACTGTACaagagtgtgtaacatcatgtcatTTTACACATTACTGCTACTCTTAAATTCTACCCAGCAATCCTGTGTCTcttaagaacattaatagtgaacattaatagaacattaacaataagaacattaataataataatattaatagacCATTAATAATGCCTTCCTGGTGCCTTCAACCCCCTCACCCTCTGTTCCCAGTATCACCATCAAATCCCAGTCCTGTCCCTCCTCCCTGACTTGGTCCTGTagtctttttgtctttcagcCTCATACTTTTTACAATGAATTAGGATATGCtgcacattttctttaacacCACAATccccacactgttccttttcccCCATTAAAGCCAAAGTGCCATTAAGACCTGTGTGATCCAGTCTGAGTCTTGTTATGATGATTTCTTCCCTtctgttcctttctttatatttctttgttaTGACTGACTTTTGTATTCTGAAATATATCTCCTTCCTTTCTAGTCCTCCTCCCATCTTTTCTGTCCATATCTCCACTCCTTTCATTTTAATCACCACTTTTCCTTCTCCCATCCCAAGTAAAACTGGTTCTGTTATTTCCCTTTGCAGTGAACTTTTTGCCAGTTTATCTGCAAACTCATTCCCTTTCACCCCCTCATCCCAACAAGTCCATACTTGAGCCTTTGCTATAATAACCCTTTGAGACACCTGCCCAGgcaaccacagaagaagaagaagtcacgTGACAGGTTTAGCCGGTTGAACTTCCTGTTGTCAACTCAGTTAATAAGTGTTTACTTTCTGCTCTAACTTATCATTTAACTGGACCTGCAACACGTCAGGAGTGGACTTTATATGCAGGGCACATATTGTCGTCGGCTAAACGCACCTAAAGAGTCAAACTGATCCGGAACCAAACAAACAGGTCACCTAAGGCAACCTGTCAGCTAATGCTAGCTACTAGTAGCTGCAGTAGCTGGTTACCACAGTGAGCCGCTGAGCTGTGACCTGGATGTCTCTTTAGATTTAGCTTCATTAGGTCCTTTAAGTTCAGTCGGTGTGCTTCACGTGGATAATACAGTAGGTGTTCAGCTTGCTATCTAGCACCATGGCCAGTCTGCTTTCAATGCAGTGTGTCTCCTCTCTGAGGAAATCCGGAAGCCTGATTCATCTGAGATCTGCTGCTCTGAGCGTCGATAAGAGAAGCTACAGCAGCAAACAAGCCTCTTCAAACGAGTATCTGCACCAAAGTGTGGTGCCATCCATGCACTACCAGAAGAGCTTACCCAGGTAAGGAGCTACATGTGAATTTGTCATACACACATTACTCTAACACATAGCTTTCATTCAACATAACTTTAGTCTAATGTGAAGCTCAACTACTTTCTAAATGTCAGGTGGATGAATCAAGGTGTTCAGGGTTAGA harbors:
- the scp2b gene encoding sterol carrier protein 2b, which produces MPEIHSPRIQAINASASDGLEGFKAHAVFQEINKKLQEEGEQFVKKIGGVFAFKVKDGPNGQEAIWYVDVKNGKGCVHNDAAKKADCTISMSDTDLLALMTGKMNPQTAFFQGKLKITGNMGLAMKLQSLQLQPGKAKL